Proteins found in one Spirochaetota bacterium genomic segment:
- a CDS encoding DEAD/DEAH box helicase: MDFSIFDSIKEKIIIDTGEKYYLENFIKDYEVTLISDENISIKGINVIDDKMFSSEIIFNVRNNKIESSICTCDEEGNFCSHRASLLIKLIYDSKSFIVENKFNVEKFKIYSRNIAKERFIKKLKKISEKYSIKVLLILEDRINSEIRFRIDFYHENEKINFYTDIPYSEKWDEQRNFNYTLFPLKDRLIIKTITEWIGHIPEEEFSLPKEKVDLFMKILSDFPEIYDYEYEEKLTFDVKYFKPKIILNLKEDFSEINIEILDKNFKIFSGEIYQWIIINNCIYPLRVKLNENIWENLINDKFILLGNEISTFYYELYPKIKNAFDISLKGNVELEEVESYEYLFTIDYDGNILIYPKVFSEKYKIPPLDIPFSNPEVPYISFYKDNKYYVIKRNLVKEKKILFLLKKYNFIIENNILKQKDKLYYKKFLEEGPNILKKEAAIEYTESFKKINLEKLYIFANINFEDSPEHQNIIFINEKYIFSDGTPVSKDAIEKIMAGKRFVNVDENLTLVENYAEIQELLATINSIIEIFKDDNKKEAKKIVFVSQLFYLYDEIINIIKKFNAESNIKISLSPNIEKMIYLREMILNEKDITVLKKTISIPEEVSSIMRNYQKYGFYWFHFLKEFQFGGILADDMGLGKTLQILAFIKSLNTPKPSLIICPTSLMHNWENEIKKFFPTFKTIVIKGNINERKREISHINRYDLVITSYSLIRNDIDLYEIYDFEVIVLDEANHIKNPNTKISNTVKKLNSTYRFVLTGTPIENNLKELWSIFSFVSPHLLGKFKPFKEKYIDEFTEEKLEELKQKIAPFILRRIKSEVLKELPPKIIQTLFADLTPIQQKLYQEVLEKTRESLLEKIRIDGIKKSKIHILTALLKLRQISNHPSLINPSIGIGDEISGKMDLLKELLIELTDSNHKILLFSQFTKMLALIQQEVEILGIKYSYLDGSLSETQRKKEIETFKNTDTPLFLISLKAGGYGLNLTEADTVILVDPWWNPMVEMQAIDRSYRIGQVNSVNVYKLISSGTIEEKIINLQERKKALFDNVMSIDNIFASLSEDEIEEMLS, translated from the coding sequence ATGGATTTCAGCATTTTTGATTCTATAAAAGAAAAAATAATAATTGACACTGGGGAGAAATATTATTTAGAAAACTTTATTAAAGACTATGAAGTTACTTTAATATCTGATGAAAATATTAGCATTAAAGGTATTAATGTCATTGATGATAAAATGTTTTCATCTGAAATAATATTTAATGTTAGAAATAATAAAATAGAAAGTTCTATATGTACATGTGATGAAGAAGGTAATTTTTGTTCACATAGAGCTTCATTATTAATTAAATTAATATATGATAGTAAATCATTTATAGTTGAAAATAAATTCAATGTCGAGAAATTTAAAATATACTCAAGAAACATTGCTAAAGAAAGATTTATTAAAAAATTAAAAAAAATAAGTGAAAAATATTCAATAAAAGTTTTATTAATTCTTGAAGATAGAATAAATTCTGAAATTCGATTTAGAATAGATTTTTATCATGAAAATGAGAAAATTAACTTTTACACAGATATACCATATAGTGAAAAGTGGGATGAGCAAAGAAATTTTAATTATACTCTTTTCCCCTTAAAAGATAGACTTATAATAAAAACCATTACAGAATGGATTGGCCATATTCCTGAAGAAGAATTTAGTTTACCCAAAGAAAAAGTTGATCTTTTCATGAAAATTCTTTCAGACTTTCCTGAAATATATGATTATGAGTATGAGGAAAAGTTAACTTTTGATGTTAAATATTTTAAACCTAAAATAATTCTAAATTTAAAAGAAGATTTTTCTGAAATAAATATAGAAATCTTAGACAAAAACTTTAAGATATTTTCAGGGGAAATTTATCAATGGATAATTATTAATAATTGCATTTATCCTTTGAGAGTTAAACTCAATGAAAATATATGGGAAAATTTAATAAATGATAAGTTTATTTTATTAGGCAATGAAATCTCTACTTTCTATTATGAACTTTATCCTAAAATTAAAAATGCTTTTGACATTTCTTTAAAAGGAAATGTTGAGCTTGAAGAAGTTGAAAGTTATGAATACCTCTTTACCATCGACTACGATGGAAATATATTAATATATCCAAAAGTTTTTTCTGAAAAATATAAAATACCTCCTTTAGACATTCCATTTTCGAATCCCGAAGTACCATATATATCATTTTATAAAGACAATAAATATTATGTAATAAAAAGAAACCTTGTAAAAGAAAAAAAGATTCTATTCCTATTAAAAAAATACAATTTTATTATAGAAAATAATATTTTGAAGCAAAAAGATAAATTATATTATAAAAAATTTCTCGAAGAAGGACCAAATATTTTGAAAAAAGAAGCTGCTATTGAGTATACTGAAAGTTTTAAAAAAATTAATCTTGAAAAACTTTATATTTTCGCAAACATAAACTTTGAAGATTCTCCAGAACATCAAAACATAATTTTTATAAATGAAAAATATATTTTCTCAGATGGTACACCAGTTTCAAAAGATGCAATTGAAAAAATAATGGCTGGTAAAAGATTCGTTAATGTTGATGAAAATTTAACACTAGTTGAAAATTATGCTGAAATACAAGAACTATTAGCAACTATAAATTCTATAATTGAAATATTCAAAGATGATAATAAGAAAGAAGCAAAAAAAATTGTTTTTGTTTCTCAACTTTTCTATCTTTATGATGAAATTATTAATATTATAAAAAAATTCAATGCTGAGTCAAATATAAAAATATCGCTTTCACCAAACATTGAGAAAATGATCTATTTAAGGGAAATGATATTAAATGAAAAAGATATAACTGTTCTGAAAAAAACAATATCTATACCAGAAGAAGTCTCATCTATAATGAGAAATTATCAGAAGTATGGTTTTTACTGGTTTCATTTTTTAAAAGAGTTCCAATTTGGTGGAATACTTGCCGATGATATGGGGCTTGGAAAAACTTTACAAATTCTTGCTTTTATAAAATCCTTAAACACTCCTAAACCATCCTTAATAATTTGTCCTACATCTCTAATGCATAACTGGGAAAATGAAATAAAAAAGTTTTTTCCAACATTTAAAACAATAGTAATTAAAGGAAATATAAATGAAAGAAAAAGGGAAATTTCTCACATCAATAGATACGATCTTGTTATAACATCCTATTCATTAATAAGAAATGATATTGATTTATATGAGATATACGATTTTGAGGTTATAGTTCTTGATGAGGCAAATCATATTAAAAACCCAAATACTAAAATAAGTAATACGGTAAAAAAACTAAACTCTACATATCGATTTGTTTTAACAGGAACACCTATTGAAAATAATTTAAAAGAATTATGGTCAATATTTTCTTTTGTTTCACCACATTTACTTGGCAAGTTTAAACCTTTTAAAGAAAAATACATAGATGAATTCACAGAAGAAAAACTTGAAGAATTAAAACAGAAGATAGCTCCATTTATACTTAGAAGAATAAAATCTGAAGTATTAAAAGAACTACCTCCTAAGATTATCCAAACTCTTTTTGCTGATCTTACTCCAATTCAACAGAAATTATATCAAGAAGTACTTGAAAAAACTAGAGAATCTCTACTTGAAAAAATTAGAATAGATGGAATAAAAAAATCAAAAATTCATATTTTAACTGCATTACTTAAATTAAGACAAATTTCAAATCATCCATCTTTAATTAATCCTTCAATTGGAATTGGTGATGAAATCTCTGGTAAAATGGATCTATTAAAAGAATTATTAATAGAATTAACAGACTCTAATCATAAAATATTACTTTTCTCACAATTTACCAAAATGCTTGCTCTAATCCAACAAGAAGTCGAAATATTAGGAATTAAATATTCATACCTTGATGGCTCTCTCTCTGAAACTCAAAGAAAAAAGGAAATAGA
- the cutA gene encoding divalent cation tolerance protein CutA, which produces MKEKILDYFDYYKIATYIPEEFLEKLMDNVNSNSSILYKNYDYVFSYYKVTGTWRPLDGANPYLGEKNKIEKAEEIKIEFLIKKDDLDKVIKKIKEIHPYEQPAIDVYPVLPGFIF; this is translated from the coding sequence ATTTCGATTATTATAAGATTGCAACATATATTCCTGAAGAATTTTTAGAAAAACTAATGGATAATGTTAACTCAAATAGTAGTATTCTCTATAAAAATTATGATTATGTTTTTTCTTATTATAAAGTTACAGGAACTTGGAGACCACTTGATGGAGCTAATCCTTATTTAGGAGAAAAAAATAAAATAGAAAAAGCAGAAGAAATTAAAATAGAGTTCCTTATTAAAAAGGATGACTTAGATAAAGTTATTAAAAAAATAAAAGAGATACATCCTTATGAACAACCAGCAATTGATGTTTATCCTGTATTACCTGGTTTTATTTTCTAA